One Halopelagius inordinatus genomic region harbors:
- the serB gene encoding phosphoserine phosphatase SerB: protein MRLIAFDFDGTLSDSEMTVLLGKRENVAAEMADITERAMNDEISYAQSLRKRASLLKGLEIEDAEEAYGEVTLRPGAADLIARLRDAGHHVAILTGGFERGVERALEKEGVEVDSIVANRLPVERDRLTGDVEGPLIEGTKDDALESLADELGVKLSHTVAVGDGANDLPMLEVAGLAVGFEPKDAVRPACDDVVSTMYELRDLLAERAIVKKSD, encoded by the coding sequence ATGCGACTCATCGCCTTCGACTTCGACGGAACGCTCTCGGACTCGGAGATGACCGTCCTCCTCGGCAAGCGAGAGAACGTGGCGGCGGAGATGGCCGACATCACCGAACGCGCCATGAACGACGAGATATCCTACGCGCAGAGTCTCCGCAAGCGCGCCTCTCTGCTGAAGGGCCTCGAAATCGAGGACGCGGAGGAGGCGTACGGCGAGGTCACCCTCAGACCCGGCGCGGCGGACCTCATCGCTCGCCTGCGCGACGCCGGTCACCACGTCGCTATCCTTACCGGCGGCTTCGAACGCGGCGTCGAACGCGCCTTAGAGAAGGAAGGCGTCGAGGTGGACTCCATCGTCGCCAACCGACTCCCGGTCGAACGCGACCGACTGACCGGCGACGTGGAGGGACCCCTCATCGAGGGGACGAAAGACGACGCGCTCGAATCGCTCGCGGACGAACTCGGCGTGAAACTGTCGCACACCGTCGCCGTCGGCGACGGCGCGAACGACCTGCCGATGCTCGAAGTCGCCGGACTCGCCGTCGGATTCGAACCGAAAGACGCCGTCCGCCCCGCCTGCGACGACGTCGTCTCCACGATGTACGAACTCCGCGACCTGTTGGCCGAACGCGCCATCGTCAAGAAATCCGACTGA